A single window of Melospiza georgiana isolate bMelGeo1 chromosome 19, bMelGeo1.pri, whole genome shotgun sequence DNA harbors:
- the SCARF1 gene encoding scavenger receptor class F member 1: MESARPILCLQLWLWVQSSAQELDPEGRNVCRFAAGPQCCPGWRQEGRACTVAVCEGEDACREGEVCVKPGLCRCPPGFFGADCSSRCPEQYWGHDCKRSCPCHPNGRCDPASGRCTCDANHWGRLCQFPCQCGPHGRCDPLSGACHCEPGWWAPNCKKQCACNPSTSQCDPLSGLCRCQPGWWGRRCSFKCSCNVSPCAQETGKCECLPGYWGPACQRRCDCGHGSCSSASGHCTCEPGYQGRSCREPCPAGKYGPQCVHSCGSCKRSQPCSPVDGFCLACQPGWNGTLCKDPCAPGFYGDGCLQPCPRCLHGEPCDPQTGSCLRCDPGWTGPSCNSSCPVGTFGDGCQFLCPECVSGSCDPVTGVCICQAGYWGDSCNNTCPEGYFGVNCSSPCQCSRGTCDPVQGDCVLSLKDHGALAAAILVPLLLLLLCVACCCCGAGSADARDRAAVPDDGVLARMKHHVQGVLANLSALMPCFNLGTSKLPKVTVSHHDMEIPYNPSFIEPPSSAWVSDSSFSSFDTDNEGPEYSVPPREGIPLLGGAELQDGASPAAEALPDPSAFDSEDVSQPFAIPRTSSIAKAKRPSVSFAEGTKFGAAETPSPSRKPKAPWGPSRLTPPPGDAAAEPPSESPASDCYENAEPLSKGDESHRPSPRATPGGRRRVVSSTRHVAQRVEALEAAARCGSWEAKGKEHNVTTIYMMVGTAGHDPKAEGTGEGPVQAVLKRLGSLQKGKWAAKEEPKLRRSMEAIQKPPRRALAQRRDSENSCKQRESVPGAPAEPAPGKQQQHPAAKRLSLLLASLSSKSTGAQDGASETAEKGESPELAGSLERKGQAAAEEEPKYENVASSGADSPSGPGKELPGSAPGS; this comes from the exons GTTCGCGGCCGGCCCGCAGTGCTGTCCCggctggaggcaggaggggagggcGTGCACGGTCG CCGTGTGCGAGGGGGAGGACGCCTGCAGAGAGGGCGAGGTGTGCGTGAAACCCGGGCTGTGCCGCTGCCCACCCGGCTTCTTCGGAGCAGACTGCAGCTCCC GCTGCCCCGAGCAGTACTGGGGCCACGACTGCAAGCGGAGCTGCCCGTGCCACCCCAACGGGCGCTGTGACCCCGCCAGCGGCCGCTGCACCTGCGACGCCAACCACTGGGGAAGGCTGTGCCAGTTCCCGTGCCAGTGCGGCCCCCACGGCCGCTGCGACCCCCTGAGCGGCGCCTGCCACTGCGAGCCGGGCTGGTGGGCACCCAACTGCAAGAAGCAATGCGCCTGCAACCCCTCCACGTCGCAGTGCGACCCCCTGAGCGGGCTGTGCCGCTGCCAGCCGGGCTGGTGGGGCCGGAGGTGCAGCTTCAAGTGCTCCTGCAACGTCTCGCCCTGCGCGCAGGAGACGGGCAAGTGCGAGTGCCTGCCTGGCTACTGGGGACCGGCGTGCCAGCGGCGCTGTGACTGCGGGCACGGCTCCTGCAGCTCCGCCAGCGGCCACTGCACCTGCGAGCCCGGCtaccagggcaggagctgccggGAGCCCTGCCCGGCGGGGAAATACGGCCCTCAGTGCGTGCACAG ctgtgggagctgcaagcgcagccagccctgctcacccgTGGATGGTTTCTGCCTGGCCTGCCAGCCCGGCTGGAACGGGACCCTCTGCAAggatccctgtgctcctggatTCTATGGGGATGGCTGCCTGCAGCCGTGTCCCCGCTGCCTGCACGGGGAGCCCTGTGACCCCCAGACCGGGTCCTGCCTGCGCTGTGACCCCGGCTGGACAGGACCCAG CTGcaacagctcctgccctgtgggCACCTTTGGTGATGGCTGCCAGTTCCTCTGCCCTGAGTGTGTTTCAGGGAGCTGTGACCCTGTGACAGGAGTTTGCATCTGCCAGGCAGGCTACTGGGGAGACAG CTGCAACAACACTTGTCCTGAGGGCTATTTTGGAGTGAATTGTTCCTCACCCTGCCAGTGCTCCCGGGGGACCTGTGACCCTGTGCAGGGTGACTGTGTGCTGA GTTTGAAGGACCATGGAGCCCTTGCAGCTGCCATCCTtgtccctctcctgctgctgctgctctgtgttgcctgctgctgctgtggtgccGGCTCAGCAGATGCCAGAGACAg ggcagctgtgccagatgATGGTGTGCTGGCCAGGATGAAGCACCACGTGCAGGGGGTGTTGGCCAACCTCAGTGCTCTCATGCCCTGCTTTAACCTGGGCACCTCAAAACTTCCCAAAGTCACAG TTTCCCACCACGACATGGAAATCCCCTACAACCCCAGCTTCATCGAGCCCCCATCATCTGCGTGGGTTTCAGacagctccttctcctccttcgACACCGACAACGAGGGACCCGAGTACTCCGTCCCTCCCAGAGAAG GCATCCCGCTGCTGGGcggggctgagctgcaggacgGAGCATCCCCCGCTGCCGAGGCGCTCCCGGACCCGTCCGCCTTCGACTCCGAGGATGTCTCGCAGCCCTTCGCCATCCCCCGCACGTCCAGCATCGCCAAGGCCAAGCGTCCCTCTGTGTCCTTCGCCGAGGGGACAAAATTCGGGGCTGCCGAGacgcccagccccagcaggaagCCCAAGGCTCCGTGGGGCCCATCCAGGCTGACCCCACCGCCGGGGGATGCGGCGGCCGAGCCGCCCAGCGAGAGCCCGGCCAGCGATTGCTACGAGAACGCCGAGCCCCTCAGCAAGGGGGACGAAAGCCACCGGCCATCGCCCCGGGCCACGCCGGGGGGACGCCGCAGGGTGGTGTCCAGCACCAGGCATGTGGCGCAGAGAGTGGAGGCGCTGGAAGCGGCTGCGAGATGCGGCAGCTGGGAGGCCAAGGGGAAGGAACACAATGTCACCACCATCTACATGATGGTGGGAACGGCAGGGCACGACCCCAAAGCGGAGGGGACTGGCGAGGGACCGgtccaggctgtgctgaagcGTCTGGGCAGCTTGCAGAAGGGCAAGTGGGCTGCGAAGGAGGAGCCCAAGCTGAGGAGGAGCATGGAGGCCATCCAGAAACCCCCTCGCCGGGCTCTGGCGCAGCGCAGGGACTCGGAGAACAGCTGCAAGCAGAGGGAGAGTGTGCCGGGGGCTCCCGCCGAGCCAGCCCCgggcaagcagcagcagcatcccgcTGCCAAGAGACTGTCCCTCCTCCTCGCATCCCTCTCGTCAAAAAGCACCGGTGCCCAGGACGGGGCCAGCGAAACGGCAGAGAAGGGGGAAAGCCCGGAGTTAGCTGGCAGCCTGGAAAGGAAGGGACAGGCTGCCGCGGAGGAAGAGCCGAAATACGAGAACGTGGCCAGCAGCGGTGCTGATTCGCCCTCCGGCCCCGGCAAGGAGCTGCCGGGCAGCGCTCCGGGCTCCTGa